One region of Xylanimonas ulmi genomic DNA includes:
- a CDS encoding acetoin utilization protein AcuC: MSLARLVWSAQLLRYDFGRGHPMSPARLDLTMRLVEQLGLLDAPGLEVVSVPPAPDALIETVHDPAYVAAVRLASQQGVADPLRGLGTEDDPVFAGMHDAAARLVAGSVDVAQAVWDGRASHGLNIAGGMHHAHRDAASGFCVYNDAAAAIRRLLDDGARRVAYIDLDAHHGDGVEHTFWDDPRVLTVSIHQDGHTLFPGTGNPADVGGPGAEGTAVNIALPPRTRSGPWLRAVEAVVPAVVREFRPDVIVSQHGADAHARDPLSDLRVGVDAQRHGAHLVHELAHELCDGRWVALGGGGYAVVDVVPLVWSSLVAEALHRPLDLALPLPAAWRAHVAAVSGLDAARVIGVEEVAWRPWSAGYDPADDVDRAVLATRRHVFPLWGLDPYHD, encoded by the coding sequence ATGTCGCTGGCCCGTCTGGTGTGGAGCGCCCAGTTGCTGCGCTACGACTTCGGCCGCGGCCATCCCATGTCGCCCGCGCGCCTTGACCTCACCATGCGCCTGGTGGAGCAGCTCGGTCTGCTCGACGCGCCGGGGCTCGAGGTGGTGAGCGTGCCGCCCGCGCCCGACGCGCTCATCGAGACCGTCCACGACCCCGCGTACGTCGCGGCCGTGCGCCTCGCCTCGCAGCAGGGCGTCGCCGACCCGCTGCGCGGGCTCGGCACCGAGGACGACCCGGTCTTCGCCGGGATGCACGACGCCGCCGCGCGCCTGGTCGCAGGGTCGGTCGACGTCGCGCAGGCCGTGTGGGACGGGCGCGCGAGCCACGGCCTGAACATCGCCGGCGGCATGCACCACGCCCATCGCGACGCCGCCTCGGGCTTCTGCGTCTACAACGACGCCGCCGCGGCCATCCGCCGTCTGCTCGACGACGGCGCGCGCCGCGTCGCCTACATCGACCTGGACGCGCACCACGGCGACGGCGTCGAGCACACGTTCTGGGACGACCCGCGCGTGCTGACCGTCTCGATCCACCAGGACGGGCACACGCTGTTCCCCGGCACGGGCAACCCCGCCGACGTCGGAGGTCCCGGCGCCGAGGGCACCGCCGTCAACATCGCCCTGCCGCCGCGCACGCGGTCGGGGCCGTGGCTGCGCGCCGTCGAGGCCGTCGTGCCCGCGGTGGTGCGCGAGTTTCGGCCCGACGTGATCGTCTCGCAGCACGGCGCCGACGCGCACGCGCGCGACCCGCTGAGCGACCTGCGGGTGGGCGTGGACGCGCAGCGGCACGGCGCGCACCTGGTGCACGAGCTCGCGCACGAGCTGTGCGACGGGCGGTGGGTCGCGCTCGGCGGGGGCGGGTACGCCGTCGTCGACGTGGTGCCGCTGGTGTGGTCGTCGCTCGTGGCGGAGGCGCTGCACCGCCCGCTCGACCTGGCGCTGCCCCTGCCGGCCGCGTGGCGCGCGCACGTGGCCGCGGTCTCGGGCCTCGACGCCGCGCGCGTCATCGGCGTCGAGGAGGTCGCGTGGCGCCCCTGGTCGGCGGGCTACGACCCGGCCGACGACGTCGACCGCGCGGTGCTGGCCACCCGCCGGCACGTGTTCCCCTTGTGGGGCCTGGACCCCTATCACGACTGA
- a CDS encoding 30S ribosomal protein bS22: MGSVIKKRRKRMAKKKHRKLLRKTRHQRRNKK, encoded by the coding sequence ATGGGCTCCGTCATCAAGAAGCGCCGCAAGCGCATGGCGAAGAAGAAGCACCGCAAGCTGCTTCGCAAGACGCGTCACCAGCGTCGCAACAAGAAGTGA
- a CDS encoding HAD family hydrolase, translating to MSDAVTATSPSHERGRAAAFFDVDNTVIRGASAYHLARALYQRKFFGTFDLLRFGVIQARYVLFGESREQIDQVRQRALSLIAGRSVAEVTAVGEEVYDAVLELRIFPGTKKLLDEHIAAGDQVWLVTATPVEIGRLIARRLGATGCLGTVAEHKDGFYTGRLLGDLMHGSVKADAVRSLAEREGIDLDASYAYGDSLNDLPMMTAVGHPCPINPDGRLRRHARDVGWPIREFRGRRHRVAGRSVKTASWAGAAWAAGLVVRAIRRQVRKRLDLR from the coding sequence ATGTCGGACGCCGTGACAGCCACCTCGCCCTCGCACGAGCGAGGCCGGGCGGCGGCGTTCTTCGACGTCGACAACACCGTGATCCGCGGCGCCAGCGCCTACCACCTGGCGCGCGCGCTGTACCAGCGCAAGTTCTTCGGCACGTTCGACCTGCTGCGCTTCGGCGTGATCCAGGCCCGCTACGTGCTGTTCGGCGAGTCGCGCGAGCAGATCGACCAGGTGCGCCAGCGCGCGCTCTCGCTCATCGCCGGCCGCTCGGTGGCCGAGGTCACGGCCGTCGGCGAGGAGGTCTACGACGCCGTCCTGGAGCTGCGCATCTTCCCGGGCACCAAGAAACTGCTCGACGAGCACATCGCGGCCGGCGACCAGGTGTGGCTCGTCACAGCGACACCGGTCGAGATCGGCCGCCTCATCGCACGACGGTTGGGCGCGACAGGCTGCCTGGGCACGGTCGCGGAGCACAAGGACGGGTTCTACACCGGACGCCTGCTGGGCGACCTCATGCACGGGTCGGTCAAGGCCGACGCGGTGCGCTCCCTCGCCGAGCGTGAGGGCATCGACCTCGACGCGTCCTACGCCTACGGGGACTCGCTCAACGACCTGCCGATGATGACCGCCGTCGGGCACCCGTGCCCCATCAACCCCGACGGGCGACTGCGCCGTCACGCGCGCGACGTGGGCTGGCCCATCCGCGAGTTCCGCGGGCGCCGCCATCGAGTCGCCGGGCGCAGCGTCAAGACGGCGTCGTGGGCTGGGGCGGCGTGGGCCGCCGGGCTCGTGGTGCGCGCCATCCGGCGGCAGGTGCGCAAGCGCCTCGACCTGCGCTGA
- a CDS encoding glutaredoxin family protein has translation MVLFSRVGCHLCDDAREVVARVCEAAGERWCEIDIDSGPQSASLQDRYSDYVPVVEVDGVQQGFWQVDGDRLARRLARGGR, from the coding sequence GTGGTCCTCTTCAGCCGGGTCGGATGTCACCTGTGCGACGACGCGCGTGAGGTGGTGGCCCGGGTGTGCGAGGCCGCCGGTGAGCGATGGTGTGAGATCGACATCGACTCCGGCCCGCAGTCCGCTAGTCTCCAGGACCGTTACAGCGACTATGTGCCCGTCGTCGAGGTGGACGGGGTGCAGCAGGGATTCTGGCAGGTCGACGGTGACAGGCTGGCGCGCAGACTCGCGCGCGGTGGCCGCTGA
- a CDS encoding redox-sensing transcriptional repressor Rex — translation MIETGDLAVPAATVARLPHYLRALLDLQSAGVRTTSSTELADVAGVSSAQLRKDLSYLGSYGTRGVGYDVASLSTVISTALGLGSTHRLAIIGLGNLGHALANYSGYTTRGFEVVALLDVADAVVGTRPSGSLAVEHLDDLEQVIKREAVTMVVLATPAHAAQSVAERVIAAGVREILSFSPVALQLPDDAVVRSVDVAGELQILAFHAAARTATRSVG, via the coding sequence GTGATCGAGACGGGTGACCTTGCGGTTCCGGCCGCCACCGTGGCGCGGCTGCCGCACTATCTGCGCGCGCTGCTCGACCTGCAGTCCGCGGGTGTGCGCACGACGTCGTCGACCGAGCTCGCCGACGTCGCCGGGGTGAGCTCCGCGCAACTGCGCAAGGACCTGTCGTATCTCGGCTCGTACGGCACGCGCGGGGTCGGGTACGACGTCGCGTCGCTGTCCACGGTCATCTCCACCGCGCTCGGGCTGGGGTCCACGCATCGTCTGGCCATCATCGGCCTGGGCAACCTGGGCCACGCGCTCGCGAACTACTCGGGGTACACCACGCGCGGCTTCGAGGTGGTGGCGCTGCTCGACGTCGCCGACGCGGTGGTCGGCACGCGTCCGTCGGGGAGCCTGGCCGTCGAGCACCTCGACGACCTGGAGCAGGTCATCAAGCGTGAGGCGGTGACCATGGTGGTGCTCGCGACGCCCGCGCACGCCGCCCAGTCCGTGGCCGAGCGCGTCATCGCGGCGGGTGTGCGCGAGATTCTGTCGTTCTCGCCGGTTGCGCTGCAGTTGCCCGACGACGCCGTGGTGCGCAGTGTCGACGTCGCGGGCGAGCTGCAGATCCTGGCGTTCCACGCGGCGGCGCGTACGGCCACGCGCTCGGTGGGCTGA